In the Hyphomonadaceae bacterium BL14 genome, one interval contains:
- a CDS encoding LysE family translocator has product MLVEPGTLLAFAIASAALIAMPGPNVAVITATGVAHGRGAALTVVAGSTLAQAAQIALVTAGLAALLAAFGWTLLLIKWAGVAYLAWLGLSALLSAPHTGEVKPISSGRLFATGAATALANPKTLIFHAAFLPLFVEPGQPAGPQLIVLGAIYLVIALTLDSLYALLAGWMKTALSRFDIQTLARRGSGVLMLFAAGWLALRRAE; this is encoded by the coding sequence ATGCTGGTCGAACCAGGGACCTTGCTGGCGTTCGCAATCGCATCCGCGGCGCTGATCGCCATGCCGGGACCGAATGTGGCTGTGATTACGGCGACGGGCGTGGCGCACGGGCGCGGCGCCGCCTTGACCGTCGTTGCCGGGTCCACGCTGGCGCAAGCGGCGCAGATCGCTCTGGTGACGGCCGGTCTGGCGGCCTTGCTGGCGGCGTTCGGCTGGACGCTCCTTCTGATAAAATGGGCCGGGGTGGCGTATCTGGCGTGGCTGGGTCTGTCAGCGCTTCTGTCGGCGCCCCACACAGGAGAGGTCAAGCCGATCTCATCGGGGCGCCTGTTCGCCACCGGTGCGGCCACCGCGCTCGCCAATCCCAAGACCCTGATCTTCCACGCGGCGTTTCTGCCTCTCTTTGTTGAGCCGGGCCAGCCGGCCGGACCGCAGCTGATTGTGCTGGGCGCCATCTACCTCGTGATCGCGCTGACGCTGGACAGCCTGTACGCCCTGCTGGCGGGATGGATGAAGACCGCACTGTCGCGCTTTGACATCCAGACGCTTGCCCGGCGCGGCTCTGGCGTGCTCATGCTGTTTGCGGCGGGCTGGCTGGCCCTGCGCCGCGCTGAGTGA
- a CDS encoding enoyl-CoA hydratase-related protein encodes MSRDPVYLQREGCTAHLVLNRPEKRNALNGAMWAAIPGLLSEAATDDGVRVLVVRGAGGAFAAGADISEFEQVYATPDSAAAYSRSIAEALDALAACPKPTLAMIDGACVGGGCGLALACDLRFAAQGSKFGITPGKLGLAYTLNDTRRLIDAVGVSAAKDILFTGRILEADEALAMGLIDRLVTKEALGGAVDGFVSSVAKTSAQSARVTKQIIARIQAGQASDDAATRQLFLEAFQSADFQEGYSAFLQKRAPKFTLE; translated from the coding sequence ATGAGCCGCGATCCGGTCTATCTCCAACGTGAGGGATGCACGGCGCATCTGGTCCTGAACCGGCCCGAGAAGCGCAACGCCCTCAACGGCGCCATGTGGGCGGCGATCCCGGGCCTGCTCAGCGAGGCCGCCACCGATGACGGCGTGCGGGTGCTGGTGGTGCGCGGGGCCGGGGGCGCGTTCGCGGCGGGCGCGGATATCTCCGAGTTCGAACAGGTCTACGCCACGCCCGACAGCGCGGCGGCCTATTCACGCTCGATCGCCGAGGCGCTGGACGCGCTGGCGGCATGTCCCAAGCCCACGCTCGCCATGATCGATGGCGCGTGTGTGGGCGGCGGCTGCGGGCTGGCGCTCGCGTGCGATCTGCGCTTCGCGGCGCAGGGGTCGAAATTCGGCATCACGCCGGGCAAGCTGGGGCTCGCCTATACGCTCAATGACACCCGCCGCCTGATCGATGCGGTGGGGGTGAGCGCGGCCAAGGACATCCTGTTCACCGGGCGCATTCTGGAGGCGGACGAGGCGCTGGCCATGGGCCTGATCGACCGGCTGGTGACAAAAGAGGCGCTGGGCGGTGCGGTGGACGGTTTCGTCAGCTCAGTCGCGAAAACCTCGGCGCAGTCGGCCCGGGTGACCAAGCAGATCATCGCGCGCATTCAGGCCGGTCAGGCGAGCGATGACGCGGCCACGCGCCAGCTCTTCCTGGAAGCGTTCCAGAGCGCGGATTTTCAGGAGGGTTACAGCGCCTTCCTGCAAAAGCGCGCGCCGAAATTCACGCTGGAGTGA
- the gyrA gene encoding DNA gyrase subunit A, with product MSDTPSDDPMHEGSGPAGLTIAIEAEMKRSYLDYAMSVIVSRAIPDARDGLKPVHRRILWSMHEQGYTNDKAYRKSARVVGDVIGKYHPHGDSAVYDALARMAQDFSMGLVLLDGQGNFGSVDGDPPAAMRYTEIRMDKPAEALLADIDKDTVDYRPNYDGSEKEPIVLPARYPNLLVNGAGGIAVGMATNIPPHNLTEIVNATLALLENAQLSDTELLDIVPGPDFPTGGEILGRSGSRKALMEGRGSVLVRGKTSIETVRKDREAIIIHEIPYQVNKATMIEKIAELVREKRIEGISDLRDESDRLGMRVVVELKKDANADVILNQMFRWSPLQSSFGVNMLALIGGRPQQAGLRTFLETFIAFRKEVAARRAKFELRKARDRAHILIGLAVAVANIDEIIRLIRSAPDPATAREQLRDRAWPAADVASLVALVADPRSIILADETIRLTEEQAKAILDLRLNRLTALGRDEISEEAEKLAVQIADLLEILKSPVRIREIIRDELIEVREAFGVPRRTVFAEGDLEIEDEDLIPRDEMVVTLTHGGYVKRTALSTYRAQNRGGRGRAGMAMKDEDFVATLFVASTHAPLLFFSSDGMVYKTKTWRLPLGAPNSRGKYLTNLLPSLNEGAWITSVMALPEDEESWDQYDVMFATTEGTVRRNKLSDFVQVNRNGKIAMKLEEEGSRILDVRLCREGQDVLLVTASGKAIRFPVGDVRVFASRNSTGVRGIRMGKGDSLISMAILNGIEISRAETRAYIKRRRAEMRAEGDEVLDVEEIVDDAAEEGVDDAGEDITLSDVRYMELYANEEMLLTVAASGMGKRVIAYEYFTQGRGGQGVWTKDKRFPEPLAGCFPVTEGDTVMAVTDGGQLIRFPVDSVRIAARATKGVRLIRLGEGEKLVSIVRVAETGEGDGEADGDAPDVPAPGGG from the coding sequence TTGAGCGATACCCCGTCCGACGATCCGATGCACGAAGGGTCCGGCCCCGCCGGCCTGACCATCGCTATCGAAGCCGAGATGAAGCGCAGCTATCTCGATTACGCCATGAGCGTCATCGTCAGCCGCGCCATTCCCGATGCGCGCGACGGGCTGAAGCCGGTGCACCGGCGCATTTTGTGGTCCATGCACGAGCAGGGCTATACGAACGACAAGGCCTATCGCAAATCGGCCCGCGTGGTCGGTGACGTGATCGGTAAATACCACCCCCACGGCGACTCGGCGGTGTATGACGCGCTGGCACGCATGGCCCAGGATTTTTCCATGGGGCTGGTGCTGCTGGATGGTCAGGGCAATTTCGGCTCGGTGGACGGCGATCCGCCCGCGGCGATGCGCTATACCGAAATCCGCATGGACAAGCCGGCCGAGGCGCTGCTGGCCGATATCGACAAGGACACGGTCGATTACCGCCCGAACTATGACGGCAGCGAGAAAGAGCCCATTGTCCTTCCGGCGCGCTATCCCAATCTTCTGGTCAATGGCGCAGGCGGCATCGCGGTGGGGATGGCCACCAATATCCCGCCGCACAATCTCACCGAAATCGTCAACGCCACGCTGGCTTTGCTCGAGAATGCGCAGCTGAGTGACACCGAATTGCTCGACATCGTGCCGGGACCGGATTTCCCCACGGGCGGCGAGATTCTGGGCCGGTCGGGGTCACGCAAGGCCCTGATGGAGGGACGCGGTTCGGTTCTGGTGCGCGGCAAGACCTCGATAGAGACCGTGCGCAAGGATCGCGAGGCGATCATCATTCACGAGATTCCCTATCAGGTGAACAAGGCCACCATGATCGAGAAGATCGCCGAGCTGGTGCGCGAGAAGCGCATTGAGGGCATCTCCGATCTGCGTGACGAGTCCGACCGGCTGGGCATGCGCGTGGTCGTCGAGCTGAAGAAAGACGCCAATGCCGACGTGATCCTGAACCAGATGTTCCGCTGGAGCCCGCTTCAGTCGAGCTTCGGGGTGAACATGCTGGCGCTGATCGGCGGGCGCCCGCAGCAGGCGGGGCTTCGCACCTTCCTGGAAACCTTCATTGCGTTCCGCAAGGAGGTCGCCGCGCGGCGCGCCAAGTTCGAGCTGCGCAAGGCCCGCGACCGGGCCCACATCCTGATTGGTCTCGCCGTGGCGGTGGCCAATATCGACGAGATCATCCGCCTGATCCGGTCCGCGCCGGACCCGGCCACGGCCCGCGAGCAATTGCGCGACCGCGCCTGGCCGGCGGCTGATGTCGCCTCGCTGGTGGCGCTGGTGGCCGATCCGCGCTCGATCATTCTGGCAGACGAGACGATCCGTCTGACCGAAGAGCAGGCCAAGGCGATCCTGGATCTGCGCCTGAACCGCCTGACGGCGCTGGGCCGCGACGAGATCAGCGAGGAGGCTGAAAAGCTGGCCGTGCAGATCGCCGACCTTCTGGAAATCCTCAAAAGCCCGGTGCGCATCCGCGAGATCATCCGCGATGAGCTGATCGAGGTGCGTGAGGCGTTTGGCGTGCCGCGCCGGACCGTCTTTGCCGAGGGCGATCTGGAGATCGAGGACGAAGACCTGATCCCGCGCGACGAGATGGTCGTGACGCTGACCCATGGCGGCTATGTGAAGCGCACCGCGCTGTCCACCTATCGCGCCCAGAACCGGGGCGGGCGCGGCCGGGCCGGCATGGCCATGAAGGACGAGGATTTCGTGGCCACGCTGTTCGTGGCGTCCACCCATGCGCCGCTGCTGTTCTTCAGCTCCGACGGCATGGTCTACAAGACCAAGACCTGGCGCCTGCCGCTGGGCGCGCCCAACAGCCGGGGCAAATACCTGACCAATCTCCTGCCCTCGCTCAATGAGGGCGCGTGGATCACCTCGGTGATGGCGCTGCCCGAGGACGAGGAGAGCTGGGATCAGTACGACGTGATGTTCGCCACCACTGAAGGCACGGTGCGGCGCAACAAGCTGTCGGACTTCGTGCAAGTCAACCGCAATGGCAAGATCGCCATGAAGCTGGAGGAAGAGGGCTCGCGCATTCTGGACGTGCGGCTGTGCCGCGAGGGCCAGGACGTGCTGCTGGTTACCGCGTCCGGCAAGGCGATCCGCTTCCCTGTGGGCGATGTGCGCGTGTTCGCCAGCCGCAATTCCACCGGCGTGCGCGGCATCCGCATGGGCAAGGGCGACAGCCTCATCTCCATGGCGATCCTCAACGGCATCGAGATCAGCCGCGCCGAGACCCGCGCCTATATCAAGCGCCGCCGTGCCGAGATGCGCGCCGAGGGCGACGAAGTTCTGGACGTCGAAGAGATCGTGGATGACGCCGCCGAAGAGGGCGTGGACGATGCGGGCGAGGACATCACCCTGTCGGACGTGCGCTATATGGAGCTCTACGCCAATGAGGAGATGCTGCTGACCGTGGCGGCCTCGGGCATGGGCAAGCGCGTCATCGCGTACGAATACTTCACGCAAGGGCGCGGCGGGCAGGGCGTCTGGACCAAGGACAAGCGCTTCCCCGAACCGCTGGCCGGCTGCTTCCCGGTCACCGAGGGCGATACGGTCATGGCCGTCACCGATGGCGGCCAGCTGATCCGCTTCCCGGTGGATTCGGTGCGCATCGCTGCGCGGGCCACCAAGGGCGTGCGCCTGATCCGTCTGGGCGAGGGCGAGAAGCTGGTGTCCATCGTCCGCGTCGCCGAGACGGGCGAGGGTGACGGCGAGGCCGATGGCGATGCGCCAGACGTCCCGGCGCCCGGGGGAGGCTGA
- a CDS encoding DUF3598 domain-containing protein → MKLIKWRMPVLARHAGEWRGVYSHVDADGALIDAHRSHLICQFPDEGPWDYHQTNRYTWDDGREETHVFPATYAEGRIWWDTERIEGCAWEIDARTVCLTWSRKDMPGEYLYEMIQLSACSNKRGRTWHWFREDELYQRTLIKEERVG, encoded by the coding sequence ATGAAACTGATCAAATGGCGCATGCCGGTGCTGGCCCGACACGCCGGCGAGTGGCGCGGCGTGTATTCCCATGTCGACGCCGACGGCGCGCTGATCGACGCGCATCGCTCCCACCTGATCTGCCAGTTCCCCGACGAGGGTCCGTGGGATTACCATCAGACCAATCGCTACACCTGGGATGACGGGCGCGAGGAAACCCATGTATTTCCGGCCACCTACGCCGAAGGGCGCATCTGGTGGGATACCGAGCGCATTGAGGGCTGCGCCTGGGAGATCGATGCGCGCACGGTGTGCCTGACGTGGAGCCGCAAGGACATGCCGGGCGAATATCTCTACGAGATGATTCAGCTCAGCGCCTGCTCCAACAAGCGCGGTCGCACCTGGCACTGGTTCCGCGAGGACGAGCTGTATCAGCGCACGCTGATCAAGGAAGAGCGGGTGGGCTGA
- a CDS encoding peptidylprolyl isomerase, producing the protein MTRLFASAALCAVLFATTACAESADNGADVSSEGSDVTTQGADGSSESSDVTGGTDVQPDADGPSVAEAGSPQAVIDAAPDAAWRTVDPENLLRIRTRTGMVWVELAPEFAPAHVARIRELARSSYFDFKVFHRVIDGFMAQGGGAPDNPGITSPLPPLQAEFTIQRAPDELNISELQERIINPREDRSRAQAGFWSGFPAGTLPAAQAFIREDGQVDSWLLHCDGAAAMARTADPNSANAQFYIVRGQAEHLNATYTVWGTVRAGMDAVRAIRVGTVGETPGFSPDFIMGFHIASDLPEDERPTVQVFDTDTPDFARYLEALAASNGNSRLPDICEINVPVRVIE; encoded by the coding sequence ATGACCCGTTTGTTTGCGTCCGCGGCGCTCTGCGCCGTTCTGTTCGCCACCACTGCCTGCGCCGAGAGCGCGGACAACGGCGCTGACGTCTCCTCGGAAGGCTCTGACGTCACCACGCAGGGCGCTGATGGCTCCAGCGAGAGCTCGGATGTCACCGGCGGGACGGACGTCCAGCCGGACGCCGACGGTCCGTCGGTGGCCGAAGCCGGCTCGCCGCAGGCGGTCATCGACGCCGCGCCGGACGCCGCCTGGCGTACGGTGGACCCGGAAAACCTCCTGCGTATCCGCACCCGCACCGGCATGGTCTGGGTCGAGCTGGCGCCGGAATTTGCGCCCGCCCATGTGGCGCGCATTCGCGAGCTCGCGCGCTCAAGCTACTTTGATTTCAAGGTGTTCCACCGCGTCATTGACGGCTTCATGGCCCAGGGCGGCGGCGCGCCGGACAATCCGGGCATCACCTCTCCGCTGCCTCCGCTGCAGGCCGAATTCACCATCCAGCGCGCGCCGGATGAACTGAACATCTCCGAGCTGCAGGAGCGCATCATCAATCCGCGCGAGGACCGTTCGCGCGCCCAGGCCGGTTTCTGGAGCGGCTTCCCCGCCGGCACCCTGCCCGCCGCCCAGGCCTTTATTCGTGAGGACGGTCAAGTAGATAGCTGGCTTTTGCACTGTGACGGTGCCGCCGCCATGGCCCGCACGGCCGATCCCAATTCGGCCAACGCCCAGTTCTATATCGTCCGCGGCCAGGCCGAGCATCTGAACGCCACCTATACGGTCTGGGGCACGGTGCGCGCCGGCATGGACGCGGTGCGCGCCATCCGCGTCGGGACTGTGGGCGAGACGCCGGGCTTCTCGCCCGACTTCATCATGGGCTTCCATATCGCCAGCGATTTGCCCGAGGACGAACGCCCCACAGTGCAGGTGTTCGACACCGACACACCTGATTTTGCTCGCTATCTCGAAGCGCTGGCCGCTTCGAACGGCAATAGCCGCCTGCCGGACATCTGCGAGATTAATGTGCCGGTGCGGGTGATCGAGTAG
- a CDS encoding pirin family protein, which produces MIDVRPFDSLGKADHGWLKASHHFSFGSHYDPARMSWGALRVWNDDAIAPRSGFPPHPHADMEIITYVRDGAISHEDSLGNKGRTVAGDVQVMSAGSGIRHSEFNLENEPTRIFQIWILPDRTGGEPYWNAREFPKDTRDGQFAILASGRKGDDALPIRADARVLGATLQPGARAVYELEPGRHAYLAPAKGRVRVNGVDVNPRDGAAIKDVDRIEVEALDAAEVVLVDSR; this is translated from the coding sequence ATGATTGACGTGAGACCGTTTGACAGCCTGGGCAAGGCTGACCATGGCTGGCTGAAAGCCAGCCATCACTTCTCCTTCGGGTCCCATTACGACCCGGCCCGCATGAGCTGGGGCGCATTGCGGGTCTGGAATGACGACGCCATCGCGCCGCGTTCAGGCTTCCCGCCCCACCCCCATGCGGACATGGAGATCATCACCTATGTGCGCGACGGTGCCATCAGCCATGAGGATTCGCTCGGCAATAAAGGCCGCACCGTCGCGGGCGATGTGCAGGTGATGAGCGCCGGGTCGGGCATCCGCCATTCGGAGTTCAATCTGGAAAACGAGCCCACCCGCATCTTCCAGATCTGGATCTTGCCCGACCGCACCGGCGGCGAGCCCTACTGGAATGCGCGCGAGTTTCCCAAGGACACGCGCGACGGCCAGTTCGCGATCCTCGCCTCGGGCCGCAAGGGTGATGACGCCCTGCCCATCCGCGCAGATGCGCGGGTGCTGGGTGCCACGCTGCAGCCCGGCGCACGCGCTGTCTATGAGCTGGAGCCGGGCCGTCACGCCTATCTGGCGCCGGCCAAGGGCCGGGTGCGCGTCAATGGCGTGGACGTGAACCCGCGCGATGGTGCCGCCATCAAGGATGTGGACCGCATCGAGGTGGAAGCCCTTGATGCAGCTGAAGTCGTACTGGTCGACAGCCGGTAA
- the queA gene encoding tRNA preQ1(34) S-adenosylmethionine ribosyltransferase-isomerase QueA, which translates to MKLSDFDFHLPEDLIALRPARPRDSARLLHVRVGGALEDRGVLDLAELLQPGDLMVFNDTRVLPAALTGIRPARAHGGGGPASIEINLHHRDAPDVWRAFVRPAKRLQAGDRLDFDSGLSAQVNAKGEAGEVTLRFDRSGAALDAAIDAAGAPPLPPYIASKRAADEADRSDYQTLYAARDKTGSVAAPTAGLHFTDRLFAALDARGVRRTQVTLHVGAGTFLPVKTEDVREHRMHGEWFEVSQAAASAINTAKAEGARIIAVGTTALRTLESAADQDGRISAGSRETDIFITPGYRFRLVDGLMTNFHLPKSTLFMLVSALAGLDVMQAAYAHAIAQGYRFFSYGDSSLIWRAGETG; encoded by the coding sequence ATGAAACTCTCCGATTTCGATTTTCATCTGCCTGAAGACCTCATCGCCCTGCGTCCGGCGCGGCCGCGTGACAGCGCGCGCCTGCTGCATGTGCGCGTAGGCGGCGCGCTGGAGGACCGAGGCGTGCTGGATCTGGCGGAGCTCCTGCAGCCGGGCGATCTGATGGTGTTCAACGACACCCGCGTGCTGCCCGCCGCTCTCACGGGCATCCGTCCGGCCCGCGCCCATGGCGGGGGTGGTCCGGCGAGCATCGAGATCAATCTGCATCACCGTGACGCGCCGGATGTCTGGCGCGCCTTTGTGCGCCCCGCCAAGCGCTTGCAGGCTGGTGACAGGCTTGATTTTGACAGCGGGCTAAGCGCGCAGGTGAATGCGAAAGGCGAAGCCGGGGAGGTGACGCTGCGCTTTGACCGGTCGGGTGCCGCGCTCGACGCCGCCATAGACGCCGCCGGCGCGCCGCCTCTGCCGCCTTACATCGCCTCAAAGCGCGCCGCCGATGAAGCCGACCGCAGCGATTACCAGACGCTCTACGCGGCGCGCGACAAGACCGGCTCGGTGGCCGCGCCTACCGCGGGGCTGCATTTCACCGACCGCCTGTTCGCGGCGCTGGATGCGCGCGGTGTGCGCCGGACGCAGGTCACGCTGCATGTGGGTGCGGGCACGTTCCTGCCGGTGAAGACTGAAGACGTGCGCGAGCATCGCATGCATGGCGAATGGTTTGAGGTGAGCCAGGCGGCCGCCTCCGCCATCAATACCGCGAAGGCTGAAGGCGCGCGCATTATCGCGGTGGGCACCACCGCCCTGCGCACGCTTGAAAGCGCGGCCGATCAGGATGGCCGTATCAGCGCAGGATCGCGTGAAACCGACATCTTTATCACGCCCGGCTACCGGTTCAGGCTGGTAGATGGCCTGATGACCAATTTCCACCTGCCCAAATCAACGCTGTTCATGCTGGTGAGCGCGCTGGCGGGCCTGGACGTCATGCAGGCGGCTTACGCCCATGCGATTGCCCAAGGCTACCGCTTCTTTTCCTACGGGGATTCCAGCCTGATCTGGCGCGCAGGCGAGACCGGCTAG
- a CDS encoding peptidylprolyl isomerase has protein sequence MADARTLVLTLDSGDVVIRLRDDLAPKHVARISALVEEGFYDGLTFHRVIDGFMAQGGCPRGNGTGGTGEKIPAEFNDAPHVRGAASMARTQDPNSGDCQFFICLDDARFLDRQYTVWGEVTSGMEHVDALPKGEPPRSPGKIVKAVVQ, from the coding sequence TTGGCTGACGCACGCACTCTGGTTCTGACCCTCGATAGCGGGGATGTGGTCATCCGCCTGCGCGATGATCTGGCACCCAAGCATGTGGCACGCATCTCCGCGCTGGTGGAGGAGGGGTTCTATGACGGCCTCACCTTTCACCGGGTAATCGACGGCTTCATGGCCCAGGGCGGCTGCCCGCGTGGCAATGGCACCGGCGGCACGGGCGAGAAAATCCCGGCGGAATTCAATGACGCCCCCCATGTGCGCGGCGCGGCCTCCATGGCGCGCACACAGGACCCGAACTCGGGCGATTGCCAGTTCTTCATCTGCCTGGACGATGCGCGCTTCCTCGACCGCCAGTACACGGTCTGGGGCGAAGTGACCTCCGGCATGGAACATGTGGACGCCCTGCCCAAGGGCGAGCCGCCGCGGTCGCCGGGCAAAATCGTGAAGGCGGTGGTACAGTAG
- a CDS encoding dipeptidase produces the protein MIRTALTALASTALLAAGAAADRQPREVSETEARALHERVLTLDTHIDIPRGYATHEIDPGGFTRLQNDLPKMRAGGLDAAILIVYAGQGPLDEEDYATARETAEGTYQAIMRMLRAYPGQIALARTADEVEAIHAEGRLVALIGIENGYPLGPSLDDVPMWAERGVRYVGLTHFGHNQFAGSSNPLERLGDAQEDPGLTDLGRALIAALNDHAILVDVSHVGKNSMMEAVALSRAPVIASHSGAYGVYANARNLDDEQLDAIRDNGGVAQMVAFRGYVADVDPRIVEGMAELRARHLADGWAGASREDVIAYQDGVAALRARYDDVTLAQFVDHIDHAVARIGIAHVGISADFDGGGGVQGWDNSSETLNVTRELMRRGYSEDEIRALWGGNVLRILRAAEAAAAG, from the coding sequence ATGATCCGCACCGCCCTCACCGCCCTGGCCAGCACGGCCCTGCTTGCTGCCGGCGCCGCAGCGGACCGTCAGCCGCGCGAAGTCAGCGAAACCGAAGCGCGGGCCTTGCATGAACGCGTGCTGACGCTGGACACCCATATCGACATCCCGCGCGGCTACGCCACCCACGAGATTGATCCGGGCGGCTTTACCCGGTTGCAGAATGACCTGCCCAAGATGCGCGCCGGCGGGCTCGATGCGGCGATCCTCATCGTTTATGCCGGCCAGGGGCCGCTGGACGAAGAGGACTACGCGACCGCGCGTGAGACGGCCGAGGGTACGTATCAGGCAATCATGCGCATGCTGCGCGCCTATCCCGGCCAGATCGCGCTGGCGCGCACCGCCGATGAGGTCGAAGCCATCCACGCCGAGGGGCGCCTGGTGGCCCTGATCGGGATCGAGAACGGCTATCCTCTGGGCCCCTCTCTGGATGATGTGCCGATGTGGGCCGAGCGCGGCGTGCGCTATGTGGGCCTCACCCATTTTGGCCACAACCAGTTTGCCGGCAGCTCCAATCCGCTGGAGCGCCTGGGCGATGCGCAAGAGGATCCCGGCCTCACCGATCTGGGCCGCGCGCTGATCGCGGCGCTGAATGATCACGCCATCCTGGTGGACGTGTCCCATGTGGGCAAAAACTCGATGATGGAGGCGGTCGCGCTGTCGCGCGCCCCGGTGATCGCATCGCATTCGGGCGCCTATGGCGTTTACGCCAATGCGCGCAATCTCGATGACGAACAGCTCGACGCCATCCGCGACAATGGCGGCGTGGCGCAGATGGTGGCGTTCCGCGGCTATGTGGCCGATGTCGATCCGCGCATCGTGGAGGGCATGGCAGAGCTGCGCGCCCGCCACCTGGCCGACGGCTGGGCCGGCGCATCGCGCGAGGACGTGATCGCCTATCAGGACGGTGTGGCAGCGCTGCGCGCCCGCTATGACGATGTCACGCTGGCGCAGTTCGTGGACCATATCGACCATGCCGTCGCACGCATCGGGATCGCCCATGTAGGCATTTCAGCCGACTTTGACGGCGGCGGCGGGGTGCAGGGGTGGGACAATTCATCCGAGACGCTGAACGTCACCCGGGAGCTGATGCGCCGGGGCTATAGCGAGGATGAGATCCGCGCCCTGTGGGGCGGCAATGTCCTGCGCATCCTGCGCGCGGCGGAGGCTGCGGCGGCGGGGTAA
- the coaD gene encoding pantetheine-phosphate adenylyltransferase, translating into MKSRTALYPGTFDPLTNGHLDIIGRAVKLYDKLVIGVARNSDKNPLFGLDERVEMARELALSVAGDTVIEVRPFQGLLMHFAEEVGASAIIRGLRAVSDFEYEFQMVGMNQRLNADIETVFLMADPRHQAIASRLVKEIARLGGNIDPFVPELVKQRLMEKFAR; encoded by the coding sequence ATGAAATCGCGCACCGCGCTCTATCCCGGCACGTTTGATCCGCTGACCAACGGCCATCTCGACATTATCGGGCGGGCTGTGAAGCTCTATGACAAGCTGGTCATCGGCGTGGCGCGCAATTCGGACAAGAACCCGCTCTTCGGCCTTGATGAACGCGTCGAGATGGCGCGCGAGCTGGCCCTGTCGGTGGCCGGCGACACGGTGATCGAGGTGCGCCCGTTTCAGGGCCTCCTGATGCATTTCGCCGAGGAAGTCGGCGCCAGCGCCATCATTCGCGGGCTGCGCGCGGTGTCTGATTTCGAGTATGAGTTCCAGATGGTCGGCATGAACCAGCGCCTCAATGCGGACATCGAAACGGTGTTCCTGATGGCCGACCCGCGCCACCAGGCCATCGCCTCGCGCCTGGTCAAGGAAATCGCCCGGCTGGGGGGTAATATCGACCCGTTCGTGCCCGAGCTGGTCAAACAGCGCCTGATGGAGAAATTCGCCCGATGA